The genomic stretch CTACCAAACGATGGATGGAGCCGATGCGTATGTGTGGACGGCCAATGTCGTGAAATCCTTCTACTCGCTCGAAGCCGTACGGGAGTTTCGAGTCGTCAACAGCTTGTACACGGTCGAGCAGGGGCATGCCATGGGGGGGATCATCAACGTGATCACGCGCTCGGGGACGAACGAGTGGCGGGGGAGCGGATATGGGTTCTTGCGGAACGACAAGCTGGACAAGACGGACATCTTGACGACGCCGGGCTTCAGCGCCTTTCGGCGGGGGCAGTTTGGGGGGACAATTGGCGGTCCCCTACGGCGGGATCGGGTCTTCCTCTTCGGCAACTACGAGGGCCAGCGGCAGGCGAAGGCGCCGCGATTCCCAGCGGTCTATCTGCAGAATCTGGGAGCCGTTAACGCCGTGTTGCAGCGGCTCGGGTATCCGGAGCAGGAGACGCCCAACGTGTTGCAGACGTCGGATGTGGACCAGTTCTTGGTGAGGTCGGATTTCGCTTTAGGGGAGAAGCACATGGGGAAGGTGCGCTACAACTTCTATGACATGGAGAATCGGAATGATCGGATCGGAGCATCGGGAGTGACAGGGGAACCGATCACGACACTGGCGGCGCGCCATCACACGCTGCGGGACCAAGGGCTGGTCATGACGCTGAATTCCACGTTCTCGCCGCGCTTCGTTATGACGACAGGATTCGGTTTCGCTAAGCATGCTTATCAATTACGGCCACGGCCGGGAGTGCCGCTGGTGGAGCTGGCCATCGTGGGGGCATTCTCTACTGGAGTGGAGGCCGCTGATGAGCAAGGACTCGATGAGAAGCGGTGGCACCTCTTCCACAATGCGAGTTATCTGCGCGGCGCGCATCACGTGAAGTTCGGCGCCGAATACCTGCGGACGGATCTCATGAACCACGTCACCCCCGGCTCCCTGGCCGTCATCCCTGGCCTAGCGGCCTTCACGGCACCGAACGGACCGCTCGTCTTTCAAATCCGCATCCATCCGGAACAGTATCGGTTGCGCCTGTTCATGGACGCGGACCAGTTCGGGTGGTTTGTGCAGGATCAATGGCAAGCGCGCCGGAATTTCACTCTCACCTATGGGATTCGGTACGACGTCGAGCGGATTCGGGGGATCACGGCACTCTCCGAGGGAGATCATAACAATTTCCAACCTCGCGTGGGATTCGCCTACTCTTTTGGACAGCTCCGTCCAACGGTGATTCGCGGTGGCTATGGGATATTCGTCTCCGATCGCTACCACCCTTATTTGATCCTTGACGGATTCGTCCATGGTTCCAATTTCCCGAGCTTCAATGAGGAATACACCCGGGCGAATCCCTTCGTTCGGAAGTACAAGCCGCTGCCGGACACAGTCGTTCCCATCATCATCACGGGAACGGATGCGGCGACGGCAGCCTTTCTGAACTATGTGCGGCGGGGGGTGATTCCCACCGGGCCATCGCCGCAGTTCGTTGTCGTCACGGCTCCAGATATGCCCAATCCGTATGCCCAGCAGTGGAGCTTGGAGTTGGAGCGACAGCTCTCCTCGTCCTGGGCGGTGACCGTTGGGTACTCGGGCTTGCGTTCGTTCAAGCTGCCGCTCTTGATCAACCATAACCTGCGGCCGGCCGTCGCGCGCCTGCCCAATGGGAAGAACGACTATCAGAATCGTCTCTACGATACGCGATTCGGCGTGACCCATATCGGACAGCCCGTCGGATATTCGATCTATCACGCGGGGACGCTCACTGTGCGTCGAGCGTTCGTCCGTCACTTCGGGCTGACGGCCAGCTATGTCTTCTCGCGGGCGATCGACAATGGGGCGGGCAACAGCACGTTCATCGCACCTGAAGATCCATACAATACACGGTTGGATCGAGCGGTTTCGGCCGAGCATGCCAAGCATCGCCTCATCGTGACGCTGAGTGCGGAAGCACCGTGGCAATTCCCGCTCCTGAGGGGATTCGGAGTGCATGTGATCGCGACGGCACAAAGCCCTCGATATTTCAACGTGACGGTGGGCTCGGATGTGAATCGCGATCTCAACGCTGTTACGGATCGGCCGGACACGCTTGGGCGGAATACCCATCGGGGGGATGATTTCCTATCGTTGGACATGCGCGTCGTGCGACGCTTCCGGATCACTGAGCGCTCCAACCTGGAGGCGATTGTGGAGTTCTACAATCTCTTCAATCGGGTGAATATCACCGATCTCTTCACCGTGTGGGGGCGGCCGACGCTGGCGCAACCGCCGATCGCCACCTTCAACACGCCGCGCGCCGTCGGTGATGCCTTCAAGACGCAACTCGCCCTGCGATTCACGTTTTGAGCCGTCGCCCCCTCGCCGTCAGCGATGGGGCGATGCTCCAAGGAGGAGAGAGATGCCGGCCGTGGAATTGAAAAAGACGAGCGATCTTCCCTTGGACCTGCAACAGCTTGTGGCCATGTATGAGGCGTGGATTGGCGATACGGTCTTCGCCCGCGTCATCGCCCATCGGCCTGAGGCCTTTCGCGCCTTTCACGAGTTCTACCTCTCGCTGCTCAACGGTCGTGTCGAGTCTGAGATCAAGGAATTAGCGCGCTTGCGCTTGGCGCGATTGAATGGGTGCGAGTACTGAAAGGCGGCCAACCTCGCCTGGGCCAGGCGAAACGGCATTCCTGAAGAAAAGGTCGAGGGCGTTGACGATCCCGAGCGCGGACCGTTCACATCGCGCGAGCGTGCTATCCTGCGCGTGGCCGAATTGATGGCGCATCGGGCGGAGGCGGTGTTGGAGGGGACGGTCCTCGAGGAGGTGAAGCGAGAGCTGACCGATGAGGAGCTGGTAGAGGTGGGTATGTACTTCGCCCTCGTCACGGGGTTCCAAAAGTTCAACACCGTGTTTCGCATCTTCTACGCGTGCGAGACCGATCCCCCGTGCCCGTCAGGGGAAACCGATTTGACAACCGGCTCTCCCATCGAGTAAAGTTACCAAACGAGCGTTTGGTAAAAGGAGGTGGCGGTGATTGGCGGACTGAATCACATCGCGCTTTTGGTCACGGACCTGGAGGCGAGCATCGAGCGATTTCAGCGGCTACTGGGTGCGACGCTGCTGGAACGGAGCTTCTTGCCGGAGTCGCGGACGGATGTCGCTGTGCTCGAGATCGAGGGCGTGCATCTGGAATTGCTCAGCGCCAAGGATCCGGACACGAAGGTCGGGCGCCTGCTCCGCGAGCGTGGCGAGGGCATCCATCATATCTCCTTTCACGCGTCGGGGATTGAGGAGGAGCTGGCGCGTCTTCGGGAACAAGGGGCGCGCGTCCTCGATCCGCAGCCGCGGACAGGACTGCATGGGCGGAAGATCGCGTTCCTCAATATGGGGACGAGGGGGGAGATCCTCATCGAGTTAGCGGAGGAGCCGAACGAACGTGCGGAGGAAGGGAGCGCATGAAGGGAGCCATTGACGTTTGGTGTAATCCGTTCACGCCATCAGGGATCAAGCATCTCTTCCTCGATAACGAGGAAGTCTACTTCATGATGGGGATCCAGTGGGGGCGCGCCGCCAACATGAAGGGCTATGAGCCCCGCGAATTTATCGCCATGATGGA from Blastocatellia bacterium encodes the following:
- a CDS encoding TonB-dependent receptor; its protein translation is MRQSVSKSTRTWAWLCALVGIVVLSANAALAAQTPAMASVSGIVTDPAGNVVVGAQVSVRNLDTGVSQRVETDENGRYRAISLPPGRYEVRVEARGFAVSVIPIALTVGQAATVDITLKVGAVEEMVEITAQAPLVEPTRTEITQVLDERQVHALPINTRNFVQLTLITPKVVPASAASGRGAYMGDRYKENQFSFSGLRYQFNYQTMDGADAYVWTANVVKSFYSLEAVREFRVVNSLYTVEQGHAMGGIINVITRSGTNEWRGSGYGFLRNDKLDKTDILTTPGFSAFRRGQFGGTIGGPLRRDRVFLFGNYEGQRQAKAPRFPAVYLQNLGAVNAVLQRLGYPEQETPNVLQTSDVDQFLVRSDFALGEKHMGKVRYNFYDMENRNDRIGASGVTGEPITTLAARHHTLRDQGLVMTLNSTFSPRFVMTTGFGFAKHAYQLRPRPGVPLVELAIVGAFSTGVEAADEQGLDEKRWHLFHNASYLRGAHHVKFGAEYLRTDLMNHVTPGSLAVIPGLAAFTAPNGPLVFQIRIHPEQYRLRLFMDADQFGWFVQDQWQARRNFTLTYGIRYDVERIRGITALSEGDHNNFQPRVGFAYSFGQLRPTVIRGGYGIFVSDRYHPYLILDGFVHGSNFPSFNEEYTRANPFVRKYKPLPDTVVPIIITGTDAATAAFLNYVRRGVIPTGPSPQFVVVTAPDMPNPYAQQWSLELERQLSSSWAVTVGYSGLRSFKLPLLINHNLRPAVARLPNGKNDYQNRLYDTRFGVTHIGQPVGYSIYHAGTLTVRRAFVRHFGLTASYVFSRAIDNGAGNSTFIAPEDPYNTRLDRAVSAEHAKHRLIVTLSAEAPWQFPLLRGFGVHVIATAQSPRYFNVTVGSDVNRDLNAVTDRPDTLGRNTHRGDDFLSLDMRVVRRFRITERSNLEAIVEFYNLFNRVNITDLFTVWGRPTLAQPPIATFNTPRAVGDAFKTQLALRFTF
- a CDS encoding VOC family protein — translated: MIGGLNHIALLVTDLEASIERFQRLLGATLLERSFLPESRTDVAVLEIEGVHLELLSAKDPDTKVGRLLRERGEGIHHISFHASGIEEELARLREQGARVLDPQPRTGLHGRKIAFLNMGTRGEILIELAEEPNERAEEGSA